From one Luteolibacter sp. SL250 genomic stretch:
- a CDS encoding DUF58 domain-containing protein has product MTAADLAQCHSRALAAAARFRLPLRSKVWRGQAGEFAGGGTGSSLDFQDHRSYVPGDDPRHINWQAYARTGSYTMKLFREEVRPVIDLILDVSESMFFDGAKATRTAELFYLIVESSHAAGAAIAVHLVRGDSTLTLDPSTIRSHTWMEKARAMKAATPAQAPDLSRIPLRANSIRVLISDLLFAADPDPILRHLGQRHGTVLLFSPFLRTEADPEWSGNYEFIDPEENTRHAHRIEPATLRRYLEAYTNHFSLWKQTAIRHQTAFSRIPCEPDLIPTLFQHARHTLEST; this is encoded by the coding sequence ATGACCGCCGCCGACCTCGCCCAATGCCACTCCCGCGCGCTGGCCGCAGCGGCGCGTTTCCGGCTGCCCCTGCGCTCGAAGGTATGGCGCGGGCAGGCTGGCGAGTTCGCGGGTGGCGGGACCGGTTCCTCGCTGGATTTCCAGGACCACCGCTCCTACGTGCCCGGGGATGATCCGCGGCACATCAACTGGCAGGCGTATGCCCGGACGGGGAGCTACACCATGAAGCTGTTCCGCGAAGAAGTCCGCCCGGTGATCGACCTCATCCTGGATGTATCCGAGTCCATGTTCTTCGATGGCGCGAAGGCCACACGCACCGCGGAGCTGTTCTACCTCATCGTCGAAAGCAGCCACGCCGCTGGCGCCGCCATCGCGGTCCATCTGGTCCGCGGGGATTCCACCCTCACGCTCGATCCCTCCACCATCCGGTCCCACACCTGGATGGAGAAGGCACGGGCCATGAAAGCCGCCACCCCTGCCCAGGCACCGGATCTTTCGCGCATCCCCCTGCGGGCGAACTCCATCCGCGTCCTGATCTCGGACCTGCTGTTCGCCGCGGATCCGGATCCCATCCTCCGCCACCTGGGCCAGCGCCACGGCACCGTCCTCCTCTTCTCCCCTTTCCTCCGCACCGAGGCCGACCCCGAGTGGTCCGGCAACTACGAGTTCATCGATCCGGAGGAAAACACCCGCCACGCTCACCGCATCGAGCCTGCCACCCTGCGCCGCTATCTGGAGGCCTATACCAACCACTTCTCACTCTGGAAGCAGACCGCGATCCGTCACCAGACGGCCTTCTCCCGCATCCCCTGCGAGCCGGACCTGATCCCCACCCTCTTCCAGCACGCCCGCCACACTCTGGAGTCCACGTGA